In a single window of the Candidatus Limnocylindrales bacterium genome:
- a CDS encoding TetR/AcrR family transcriptional regulator: MPKRSQQATRDTRTDILKRALDLASIDGLSGVTIGRLSDSISMSKSGLFAHFGSKEDLQMAIVDAAAEAFEKAVVGEERAHAGGLPRLVEVAEAWIRYLEKGPFRGGCFFAAVSPEIDDRPGRVRDRVVELTRGWLAILEAEAEAAREAGDLGPDADPSQLAFEIHAFVQEANWAFQLHGDAEAFRRARRAVRRTLHSAGATTD, translated from the coding sequence ATGCCGAAGCGAAGTCAGCAGGCAACCCGCGACACTCGGACGGACATCCTGAAGCGCGCGCTCGATCTCGCATCGATCGACGGCTTGTCGGGAGTGACGATCGGCCGGCTGAGCGACTCGATTTCCATGAGCAAAAGCGGGCTGTTCGCCCATTTCGGCTCGAAGGAAGACCTTCAGATGGCGATTGTCGACGCCGCCGCCGAGGCGTTCGAGAAAGCCGTCGTCGGCGAGGAGCGAGCCCACGCCGGGGGACTTCCACGACTCGTCGAGGTCGCCGAAGCGTGGATACGCTATCTCGAAAAAGGACCGTTTCGCGGTGGGTGCTTCTTTGCCGCGGTTTCGCCGGAAATCGACGACCGGCCGGGGCGGGTCCGTGACCGCGTCGTCGAGCTTACCCGCGGCTGGCTCGCAATTCTCGAAGCCGAAGCGGAAGCGGCGCGCGAGGCCGGGGACCTCGGGCCGGACGCTGACCCGTCCCAGCTCGCGTTCGAGATCCACGCATTCGTGCAGGAGGCCAACTGGGCCTTCCAGCTTCACGGCGACGCCGAAGCGTTCCGCCGCGCACGCCGCGCCGTGCGCAGGACCCTCCACTCGGCAGGCGCGACGACCGACTGA
- a CDS encoding ferritin-like domain-containing protein: MKMTQWEKDPEAQVLFSRHVADETRHAWLWTKRIRQLGGMPVEVPDGYQRRLGKAIGFPANIVDLFALTVIVEERSVARYTEHAASRYCDELTREVLDELTKDEKWHISWMEEWMLRMAKERGIEDKARAQLARYRKLELEVFEAFKEDERRWLGFSFSDVEPVTAAVGI, from the coding sequence ATGAAGATGACCCAGTGGGAGAAGGACCCCGAAGCGCAGGTGCTTTTTTCGCGGCACGTCGCCGACGAGACCCGTCACGCATGGCTGTGGACGAAACGGATCCGGCAGCTCGGGGGAATGCCGGTCGAAGTTCCCGACGGCTACCAGCGCAGGCTCGGCAAGGCGATCGGTTTTCCCGCGAACATCGTCGACCTGTTCGCGCTGACGGTGATCGTCGAAGAACGTTCGGTTGCGCGTTACACCGAACACGCCGCGAGCCGCTACTGCGATGAGCTGACGCGCGAAGTTCTCGACGAGCTCACCAAGGACGAGAAGTGGCACATCTCGTGGATGGAGGAGTGGATGCTGCGCATGGCAAAGGAACGCGGCATCGAAGACAAGGCCCGCGCGCAGCTCGCACGCTATCGCAAGCTCGAGCTCGAAGTGTTCGAAGCGTTCAAGGAAGACGAGCGCCGTTGGCTCGGCTTCTCGTTCTCGGATGTCGAGCCCGTAACGGCAGCGGTCGGAATCTGA
- a CDS encoding DSD1 family PLP-dependent enzyme has protein sequence MLPNAALVGVPGSREKLVTPALVLDLDILEANIARMADHCRRAGIALRPHAKTHKSARIARLQIEAGAIGICCATIGEAEIMVGSGIGGVLITSPVVHPANIERLVRLHGRATDLMCVVDHPDNVRAIADRMSASAPSLRLLVDVDIGLGRTGASTVHDVVSLAKQIDDSPHLSFAGVQGYAGHVQHIESVAARAELAAGGLAKMAEVVDALAAIGKKPAIVSGGGTGTHDIDFRGGVFTELQAGSYTVMDVEYADLQWDAATPARLPFQTALFVRTTVISNNAAGMVTTDAGLKRFATDGPRPRIARGAPEGAVYALTGDEHGCVVFADASQSLPLGAAVECVVPHCDPTVNLYDHFHCVRGDTLVDLWPVDARGAY, from the coding sequence ATGTTGCCTAACGCCGCGCTCGTCGGTGTTCCCGGATCGCGCGAAAAGCTCGTCACGCCTGCGCTCGTTCTCGATCTCGATATCCTCGAAGCAAACATCGCTCGCATGGCCGACCACTGCCGGCGCGCGGGAATCGCACTTCGCCCGCACGCCAAGACGCACAAGTCCGCCCGCATCGCACGGTTGCAGATCGAAGCGGGAGCCATCGGCATCTGCTGCGCAACGATCGGCGAAGCCGAAATCATGGTCGGGAGCGGAATCGGCGGCGTTCTGATCACTTCGCCCGTGGTGCATCCGGCGAACATCGAACGGCTCGTTCGCCTGCACGGCCGAGCGACCGATCTGATGTGCGTCGTCGATCACCCGGACAACGTGCGCGCAATCGCGGATCGAATGAGCGCGAGCGCTCCAAGTCTTCGACTGCTCGTCGACGTCGACATCGGCCTCGGTCGCACCGGTGCGAGCACGGTGCACGACGTGGTTTCGCTTGCGAAGCAGATCGATGATTCGCCGCATCTCTCGTTCGCCGGCGTGCAGGGGTATGCCGGACACGTGCAGCACATCGAGAGCGTTGCTGCGCGCGCCGAGCTTGCGGCGGGCGGCCTCGCGAAGATGGCCGAAGTCGTCGATGCACTCGCCGCAATCGGAAAGAAGCCGGCGATCGTGAGCGGCGGCGGCACGGGGACGCACGACATCGACTTCCGCGGCGGCGTGTTCACCGAGCTTCAGGCCGGATCGTATACCGTGATGGACGTCGAGTACGCCGATCTCCAGTGGGATGCGGCTACGCCGGCACGATTGCCGTTCCAGACCGCGCTGTTCGTGCGGACGACGGTCATCAGCAACAACGCGGCGGGAATGGTGACCACCGACGCCGGACTCAAGCGCTTTGCGACCGACGGCCCGCGGCCTCGTATCGCACGCGGCGCTCCCGAAGGTGCAGTCTACGCGCTGACCGGCGATGAGCATGGATGCGTGGTCTTTGCCGACGCGTCGCAGTCGCTGCCGCTCGGCGCGGCCGTCGAGTGCGTGGTTCCGCACTGTGATCCGACGGTGAACCTCTACGACCATTTTCATTGCGTGCGCGGAGATACGCTCGTCGACTTGTGGCCGGTCGATGCTCGCGGCGCGTACTGA
- a CDS encoding DUF6077 domain-containing protein: MIASAIAIIVSGLAIFVAPGAAVLASARIRLPASERLAYAFAASLVMLTAAFAACLALGSSIDAAPLCVAAVTAPLALLLRWLVPATRPAAATVDSATRSSPAVQVVLALLLIAAVIAAVVFAPLGSVDRWWYLAYVRSWLEAPVLSLAEPFLATGQSFARFGVHPWLFGLALWSRMSGVDPVFLYERCAPVLVVLASCSAAFALAGELFGSGRRARLSVIATMLLWSGSVVPVLARAGEDKVLAAAALLPLCSAAFLRIVRDPDRSGWVLLAVAAVATAAVHALAYAFVLVILLPAAVVVGAQPERRQRMLAAGALLGVIAIAPAVSGLIVRERLADIGAELSEPGHPVVRVHEGRGRLIEFPVAGRSGGFVVSPRLLLHPLMLLALAGVPIVLLRPQRDRARIPIRDAPRSLLLIATTLPLAIAFVPPLPSLAGAVIPPWMVYRVLWLLPVAPLVALTADSLASRFSRGEIAATLLLVALGLPVAAAGARDRLGEIRGRVAEPRATPFHLLVHAVRTLPLDALVVAAPELAERLPALTARRVVAGLDRSTIVFSGSRERGEARLRARAALLAGDDDAQALAAAAAVAPTHAIFDPRRKDAMPRCRSRLLETTGYSLCEIDPSAREPRTPPALARAAGITQTTTVARAECQPPPLRARRDLWSAAPPVVHCRIALSDALRDRRDIVLRIEARTGRSVDEIRIEVRRPDTALESRSTVRLSGDDEIVLRMPPLSSPVSGGTDALDVKIESSFLPFVRPVLVELAATVGDATGAAVP, translated from the coding sequence GTGATCGCTTCTGCGATCGCGATCATCGTCTCCGGGCTCGCGATCTTCGTCGCGCCGGGTGCGGCCGTGCTTGCGTCAGCGCGGATACGGCTGCCCGCGAGCGAGCGATTGGCATACGCGTTCGCTGCGTCGCTCGTCATGCTGACCGCTGCCTTCGCAGCCTGTCTTGCGCTCGGATCGTCCATTGATGCGGCACCGCTTTGTGTGGCAGCGGTTACCGCGCCGCTCGCGCTGTTGCTGCGCTGGCTCGTACCGGCGACGCGGCCCGCAGCCGCGACAGTGGATTCTGCGACGCGATCGTCACCGGCAGTCCAGGTCGTTCTCGCGCTTCTGCTGATTGCTGCGGTGATCGCCGCGGTCGTCTTCGCGCCGCTCGGCAGCGTGGACCGCTGGTGGTACCTCGCCTACGTCCGGTCGTGGCTCGAGGCGCCGGTGCTCTCGCTGGCCGAGCCGTTTCTAGCAACCGGTCAGTCGTTCGCGCGCTTCGGCGTTCATCCGTGGCTGTTCGGGCTTGCGCTGTGGTCGCGCATGTCCGGCGTCGATCCGGTGTTCCTTTACGAGAGATGCGCCCCGGTTCTCGTGGTTCTCGCGTCGTGCTCGGCGGCGTTCGCGCTTGCCGGCGAGTTGTTCGGCAGCGGACGGCGCGCACGACTGAGCGTGATCGCCACGATGCTCCTGTGGAGCGGCTCGGTCGTCCCGGTCCTGGCTCGCGCCGGCGAAGACAAGGTGCTCGCGGCAGCGGCACTGCTGCCGCTGTGCAGCGCGGCGTTTCTTCGCATCGTACGCGATCCGGATCGCAGCGGCTGGGTCCTGCTTGCAGTGGCAGCGGTAGCCACTGCTGCCGTGCATGCCCTCGCGTACGCGTTCGTGCTCGTGATCCTGCTGCCTGCGGCTGTGGTTGTGGGCGCGCAACCCGAACGGCGGCAACGCATGCTCGCAGCAGGCGCACTTCTCGGCGTGATTGCCATTGCGCCGGCGGTTTCCGGCCTCATCGTTCGCGAGCGGCTTGCGGACATCGGGGCCGAACTGTCCGAACCCGGACATCCGGTCGTGCGAGTTCACGAAGGACGGGGCCGGTTGATCGAATTCCCGGTCGCAGGGCGCTCGGGCGGATTCGTCGTCAGCCCGCGCCTGCTGCTGCACCCGCTGATGCTGCTCGCGCTTGCCGGCGTGCCGATCGTGCTGCTTCGGCCGCAGCGCGATCGTGCACGCATCCCGATTCGCGACGCTCCGCGCTCGCTGCTTCTGATCGCGACGACGCTGCCGCTCGCAATTGCGTTCGTTCCGCCGCTTCCGTCGCTCGCCGGAGCCGTCATTCCGCCGTGGATGGTCTACCGCGTGCTGTGGCTGCTGCCGGTCGCGCCGCTCGTCGCACTGACCGCTGACTCGCTCGCGAGCCGGTTTTCACGCGGCGAGATTGCCGCGACGCTGCTTCTCGTTGCGCTCGGACTGCCGGTCGCGGCAGCCGGTGCGCGCGACCGGCTCGGTGAAATTCGCGGGCGCGTCGCCGAACCGCGCGCCACACCGTTTCATCTGCTCGTGCATGCCGTTCGCACGCTGCCGCTCGACGCTCTCGTGGTTGCCGCGCCGGAGCTTGCCGAGCGCCTGCCCGCACTGACGGCCCGGCGAGTCGTCGCCGGGCTCGACCGTTCGACGATCGTGTTTTCGGGATCCCGCGAGCGCGGCGAAGCACGGCTGCGCGCACGTGCCGCACTGCTTGCCGGCGACGACGATGCGCAGGCACTGGCCGCTGCGGCGGCCGTCGCACCGACGCACGCGATCTTCGATCCGCGTCGCAAAGACGCGATGCCGCGCTGCCGCAGCAGGCTGCTCGAAACCACCGGCTACTCGCTGTGCGAGATCGACCCGTCGGCTCGCGAGCCCCGCACGCCGCCCGCTCTCGCCCGGGCCGCCGGCATCACGCAGACGACGACCGTCGCGCGCGCAGAGTGCCAGCCGCCGCCGCTTCGCGCGCGCCGCGACCTGTGGTCGGCCGCGCCTCCCGTCGTGCACTGCCGGATTGCGCTTTCGGACGCGCTTCGGGACCGGCGCGACATCGTGCTGCGCATCGAGGCCAGGACCGGGCGCTCCGTCGACGAGATCCGCATCGAGGTGCGGCGGCCGGACACCGCTCTCGAGAGCCGGTCGACCGTACGACTTTCCGGTGACGATGAGATCGTGCTGCGGATGCCGCCTCTCTCGTCTCCGGTTTCCGGCGGGACCGACGCGCTCGACGTGAAGATCGAGTCTTCGTTCCTGCCGTTCGTGAGGCCGGTTCTGGTCGAGCTTGCTGCCACCGTCGGCGATGCGACCGGCGCTGCGGTTCCGTAA
- a CDS encoding LLM class flavin-dependent oxidoreductase — protein sequence MTERSGIVAFWKNFNRKQVLRHAQEADELGYESFWIPEAWGYEAFGLLTEIACHTRRIKLATGIVNVFSRSPGLLAMHAATLDEISEGRVILGLGTSGEKVIEGFHGIPYDKPLTRMRQYIKVIQCLISGQRLNEAGADLWEFRHFQLAMTPVRERIPIYCACLNDKAIRMVGELADGWMPTFWPYQQLEKGIAVLAEGAAKSGRSVDDISVAPFTTVIPMPDKEMSYHSARGIISFYIGGMGVYYHEMLSRMGYRENCDVVRDLYVAKQRPEAAAAVSQELLDALVIAGEPGFCRTRLSEWRRAGMDLPILGLPTDMGPEICSMYLKLMAPAA from the coding sequence GTGACCGAACGATCAGGCATCGTCGCCTTCTGGAAAAACTTCAATCGCAAGCAGGTGCTGCGCCATGCGCAGGAGGCCGACGAGCTCGGTTACGAATCGTTCTGGATTCCCGAAGCCTGGGGCTACGAGGCCTTCGGCCTGCTGACCGAGATCGCGTGTCACACCAGACGCATCAAGCTCGCAACCGGGATCGTCAACGTCTTCAGCCGTTCGCCCGGTCTGCTGGCGATGCACGCTGCGACGCTCGACGAGATCTCCGAAGGGCGCGTGATTCTCGGGCTCGGCACGTCGGGCGAGAAGGTCATCGAAGGATTTCACGGCATTCCGTACGACAAGCCGCTGACGCGCATGCGGCAGTACATCAAGGTGATCCAGTGCCTGATCTCCGGACAGCGGCTGAACGAAGCCGGAGCCGACCTGTGGGAGTTCCGGCATTTCCAGCTCGCGATGACGCCGGTGCGCGAGCGCATCCCGATCTATTGCGCATGCCTCAATGACAAGGCGATCCGCATGGTCGGCGAGCTCGCCGACGGCTGGATGCCGACGTTCTGGCCGTATCAGCAGCTCGAGAAAGGCATCGCCGTCCTCGCGGAAGGAGCAGCGAAGAGCGGCCGAAGCGTCGACGACATTTCGGTCGCGCCGTTCACGACGGTGATTCCGATGCCCGACAAGGAGATGAGCTACCATTCGGCGCGCGGCATCATCTCGTTCTACATCGGCGGAATGGGCGTCTACTACCACGAGATGCTTTCGCGCATGGGCTATCGCGAGAACTGCGACGTCGTGCGCGATCTCTACGTGGCCAAACAGCGGCCGGAAGCTGCAGCCGCCGTCTCGCAGGAGCTGCTCGATGCGCTGGTGATCGCGGGCGAGCCCGGCTTCTGCCGGACGCGCCTGTCCGAATGGCGGCGCGCCGGAATGGATCTGCCGATCCTCGGGCTTCCGACCGACATGGGGCCCGAGATCTGCTCGATGTACCTCAAGCTCATGGCGCCGGCGGCCTGA
- a CDS encoding thermonuclease family protein — translation MNNRRSSRSFLRSLTGSGGLLRGPLARTAVFIAAAVLTVAAGRWTTADTGRVAGPHRGVVPAGVSGKARVVDGDTIEVGGVRIRLFGIDAPELHQSCRRPGGERYACGDFARGALVAAIGGQAVSCSRRDVDKYGRMVGVCTGSSGDLAGNVVTRGAAMAYRHYSLDYVDEEERARRDHTGIWQGSFEAPWEFRHNEPAKHASPAKRTY, via the coding sequence GTGAACAATCGTCGAAGCAGTCGTTCGTTCCTGCGCTCGCTGACTGGCAGCGGCGGTCTTCTTCGCGGGCCGCTCGCAAGAACTGCTGTGTTCATCGCAGCCGCCGTGCTCACGGTCGCTGCCGGACGCTGGACGACGGCGGATACCGGGCGAGTTGCCGGGCCGCACCGCGGCGTCGTTCCGGCCGGCGTTTCCGGAAAAGCACGCGTCGTCGACGGCGATACGATCGAAGTCGGCGGCGTACGGATTCGTCTGTTCGGGATCGACGCTCCGGAGCTTCACCAGTCGTGCAGGCGGCCCGGCGGGGAACGTTATGCGTGCGGCGATTTCGCTCGCGGCGCCCTCGTCGCCGCAATCGGAGGTCAGGCGGTGTCGTGCTCGCGGCGAGATGTCGACAAATACGGCCGCATGGTCGGCGTCTGCACCGGTTCTTCCGGCGATCTCGCCGGGAATGTCGTCACGCGCGGAGCCGCCATGGCGTATCGTCACTACAGCCTCGACTACGTTGACGAAGAAGAGCGGGCACGCCGGGACCATACCGGCATCTGGCAGGGGTCGTTCGAGGCTCCGTGGGAATTTCGGCACAACGAGCCGGCGAAGCATGCGTCGCCGGCGAAGCGTACGTACTGA
- a CDS encoding enoyl-CoA hydratase/isomerase family protein yields MSTIRTIPLVDDAVLLTLARPPANAIDEHLLIDLHATLVSLRTDDSVRAVVITGSGAFFSAGFDFSAPRRDDEIALDLYRRYRDCHLALLTMPKPTIAWINGHAIAGGFVIALACDHRIAAGGDYRIGMNEVAVGASFPRTAMEIVRLRLTHAQASELVLGAQLFPSSKAVALGLAHEIVARESIETHVRALAGRLAAFPCDAYARTKQALVADAERRILAETDSEAVATMSVWISDESRAARRRQREKLNVR; encoded by the coding sequence ATGTCGACCATCCGGACAATCCCGCTCGTCGACGATGCCGTGCTGCTGACGCTCGCCAGGCCTCCTGCCAATGCGATCGATGAGCACCTGCTGATCGACCTGCACGCGACGCTCGTCTCGTTGCGGACCGACGACTCGGTTCGCGCCGTGGTCATCACCGGAAGCGGTGCGTTCTTCAGTGCCGGGTTCGATTTCTCCGCGCCCCGTCGCGATGACGAGATCGCGCTCGACCTGTACCGGCGCTATCGCGACTGTCACCTCGCGCTGCTGACGATGCCGAAGCCCACGATTGCGTGGATCAACGGCCATGCGATTGCAGGAGGCTTCGTGATCGCGCTCGCGTGCGACCACCGGATCGCGGCCGGTGGCGACTATCGAATCGGCATGAACGAGGTTGCCGTGGGCGCGTCGTTTCCGCGCACGGCCATGGAGATCGTTCGCCTGCGGCTCACCCATGCGCAGGCCAGCGAGCTGGTTCTCGGCGCACAGCTTTTTCCGTCCTCGAAAGCGGTCGCGCTAGGCCTTGCGCACGAGATCGTTGCACGTGAATCGATCGAGACGCACGTTCGCGCTCTCGCCGGACGCCTCGCTGCATTTCCGTGCGATGCCTACGCGCGAACCAAGCAGGCGCTCGTCGCCGACGCCGAGAGACGCATCCTCGCCGAGACCGACAGCGAAGCGGTCGCGACGATGTCGGTCTGGATCTCCGACGAAAGCCGCGCGGCGCGCCGGCGCCAGCGCGAAAAACTCAACGTCCGGTAG
- a CDS encoding NAD(P)-dependent oxidoreductase, protein MSLSGKTLFITGASRGIGLAIGLRAARDGANVAIAAKTAEPHPKLEGTIYTAAKEIEDAGGKALPLIVDVRDESSVQAAVDKTVATFGGIDICINNASAIQLTGTLETDMKRYDLMHQINTRGTYVTSKACIPHLKRASNPHVLNLSPPLDMKPRWFGGHVAYTMAKYGMSMCVLGMAEEFKDDGIAFNALWPRTGIATAAIRNALAGDEGMRACRTTDIMADAAHWIFTQPARLTTGNFYIDDVLLYAAGERDFDKYRVDPTRELMRDFFVPDDCALPPGVSLAPART, encoded by the coding sequence ATGAGCCTTTCGGGAAAAACGCTGTTCATCACCGGTGCCAGCCGCGGGATCGGCCTCGCGATCGGCCTGCGCGCCGCGCGCGACGGCGCCAACGTTGCCATTGCGGCCAAAACCGCCGAGCCGCATCCGAAGCTCGAAGGCACGATCTATACGGCCGCGAAAGAGATCGAGGATGCCGGCGGAAAGGCTCTTCCGTTGATCGTCGACGTGCGCGACGAGTCGAGCGTCCAGGCGGCGGTGGACAAAACCGTCGCGACGTTCGGCGGCATCGACATCTGCATCAACAACGCATCGGCCATACAGCTGACCGGCACGCTCGAAACCGACATGAAGCGTTACGACCTGATGCACCAGATCAACACGCGCGGCACGTACGTGACGTCGAAAGCCTGCATTCCGCACCTCAAGCGCGCGTCCAATCCGCACGTCCTCAATCTGTCGCCGCCGCTCGACATGAAGCCGCGCTGGTTCGGCGGTCACGTGGCGTACACGATGGCCAAGTACGGCATGTCGATGTGCGTGCTCGGCATGGCCGAGGAGTTCAAGGACGACGGAATCGCGTTCAATGCGCTGTGGCCGCGCACGGGAATCGCGACGGCGGCAATCCGCAATGCGCTGGCGGGCGACGAAGGCATGCGCGCGTGCCGCACCACCGACATCATGGCCGACGCGGCGCACTGGATCTTCACGCAGCCGGCCCGGCTGACGACCGGCAACTTCTACATCGACGACGTGCTGCTGTACGCCGCCGGCGAGCGCGACTTCGACAAATACCGCGTCGATCCGACGAGGGAGCTGATGCGCGACTTCTTCGTCCCTGACGACTGCGCGCTTCCGCCGGGTGTATCGCTGGCGCCGGCGCGGACGTGA
- a CDS encoding NnrS family protein, with protein MSTGADAPAIPAGVVTENAAMKSAPFWRREPYAVFFPLGILLSWAGVGRWIEFVLSGRSEDYVAVYIFHSMTQIEGFLLSFALGFLFTMIPRRSGTWPPSVIEMAIGIAAPLATAVAAANGQWALSQAGWMAACVLLVQFVVRRFASAAARRRPPASFVWIPVALLLGLAGSVMTGVGGALGASWMWLHNLGQQFVLQGVFIALVLGVGGLALPLMTRGVAPPDASLSPRDLRGIFGHVLAAVLVVASFFVQLNVSVRAGCALRAAVIAAVLVLGAELWRLPTRAGLNRRVIWLAAWCLPAGFAFASIYPQYYQAGIHISFISGFAMLTLGVSTHVILGHGDRSDLLNGQPWQVAAILGLMIAATVCRVATTVDMVHRNAWMVTAAMFFLAATGVWTVLLVPVLRTRAKGSAGTGLP; from the coding sequence GTGAGCACCGGCGCTGACGCCCCGGCGATTCCAGCCGGCGTCGTGACCGAAAACGCGGCGATGAAGAGCGCGCCGTTCTGGCGGCGCGAGCCGTACGCCGTGTTCTTCCCGCTCGGCATCCTGCTTTCGTGGGCCGGCGTCGGCCGGTGGATCGAGTTCGTGCTGTCCGGACGGAGCGAAGACTACGTTGCCGTCTACATTTTCCACAGCATGACGCAGATCGAAGGCTTCCTGCTCTCGTTCGCGCTCGGATTCCTGTTCACGATGATTCCGCGCCGCAGCGGCACCTGGCCTCCATCCGTCATCGAGATGGCCATCGGCATCGCTGCTCCGCTGGCTACGGCCGTTGCCGCCGCGAACGGACAATGGGCGCTCTCGCAAGCCGGGTGGATGGCAGCCTGCGTCCTGCTCGTCCAGTTCGTCGTGCGGCGATTCGCATCGGCTGCGGCGCGCCGGCGTCCGCCCGCGAGCTTCGTGTGGATCCCCGTCGCGCTCCTGCTCGGCCTCGCCGGCTCCGTCATGACGGGCGTGGGAGGGGCGCTCGGTGCGTCGTGGATGTGGCTTCACAACCTCGGGCAGCAGTTCGTGCTGCAGGGCGTTTTCATCGCGCTCGTGCTCGGCGTGGGCGGACTTGCGCTGCCGCTGATGACCCGCGGCGTCGCGCCGCCGGACGCGTCATTGTCTCCGAGGGACCTGCGCGGGATCTTCGGGCACGTGCTCGCAGCCGTGCTCGTGGTCGCGAGTTTCTTTGTCCAACTGAACGTATCGGTTCGCGCTGGCTGCGCTCTCCGTGCTGCGGTCATCGCGGCTGTGCTCGTTCTCGGTGCGGAACTGTGGCGGCTGCCGACGCGTGCGGGGCTCAATCGCCGCGTGATCTGGCTGGCGGCGTGGTGCCTGCCGGCGGGCTTCGCATTCGCGTCGATCTATCCGCAGTACTACCAGGCCGGAATCCACATCAGTTTCATCTCCGGCTTCGCGATGCTGACGCTCGGCGTGAGCACGCACGTGATCCTCGGACATGGAGACCGCAGCGATCTGCTGAACGGACAGCCGTGGCAGGTGGCGGCCATTCTCGGCCTGATGATCGCCGCAACGGTTTGTCGTGTCGCAACCACGGTCGACATGGTTCACCGCAACGCGTGGATGGTCACGGCAGCGATGTTCTTTCTGGCGGCGACCGGCGTCTGGACGGTGCTGCTGGTGCCGGTGCTGCGCACGCGCGCGAAAGGATCGGCAGGAACAGGCTTGCCTTGA